A window of Zingiber officinale cultivar Zhangliang chromosome 5A, Zo_v1.1, whole genome shotgun sequence contains these coding sequences:
- the LOC121979605 gene encoding F-box/kelch-repeat protein At3g61590-like: MPRISDGEEEEEEKEDKGTLMSWDVSLPDELLQMVLSLLPIANIIKLGMVCKRWYEVVHSSPPLSWAMMAPQKPLFFRFCFHDCAFLGHLYDPCFVQWYNFDFPRLEKSIWRTSSSGGLVCLMNTNDGDRLLVGNPIKRDWKLLPRVPGGSSPQFNALALSFDLLTRDYTVVVAKCTELPGTPWKWHLSIHIYESTTKSWATLLAQDIEFWMGSNEAVICNGVLYYVIGPVQRPYLLAFDLAKPPSAIESLIQEAIPAPFDLACAGLINLSNKLVMVGRIDWPRKGVVIFELEDKTWREVAYTPIPSYMIFDSKNFISCGASDFLFMFSKGWPTLLTFDMRQKMWKWSCQLGLCPRLYTVPLQIRSLYYCGFCFEPRLDVSS, translated from the coding sequence ATGCCTAGAATTAGTGacggcgaggaggaggaggaagagaaagaagacAAAGGAACATTGATGTCGTGGGATGTCTCTCTACCGGACGAACTCCTCCAGATGGTGCTGTCCCTTTTGCCCATCGCAAACATCATCAAATTGGGCATGGTGTGCAAACGGTGGTACGAGGTGGTTCACTCCAGCCCCCCGTTGTCGTGGGCGATGATGGCGCCACAGAAGCCCTTGTTCTTCAGGTTCTGCTTTCACGACTGCGCCTTCTTGGGCCACCTGTACGACCCTTGCTTCGTCCAGTGGTATAACTTCGACTTCCCCCGCTTAGAAAAGAGCATCTGGCGCACGTCCTCCTCCGGTGGCCTGGTTTGCTTGATGAACACCAATGACGGAGATCGCTTATTGGTCGGCAATCCCATCAAGAGAGACTGGAAGTTGCTTCCTCGAGTCCCCGGCGGCTCCTCCCCCCAGTTCAACGCGCTCGCCTTGTCGTTCGACCTCCTCACGCGCGACTACACCGTGGTCGTCGCCAAGTGCACCGAGTTGCCAGGGACGCCCTGGAAATGGCACTTATCCATCCACATCTACGAATCGACGACTAAATCGTGGGCCACGCTCTTGGCCCAAGACATCGAATTCTGGATGGGCAGCAACGAGGCCGTCATATGCAACGGCGTGCTCTACTACGTCATCGGCCCGGTGCAACGCCCCTACTTATTGGCGTTCGATCTCGCCAAGCCGCCCTCTGCCATTGAGTCTCTGATTCAAGAAGCGATTCCTGCGCCATTCGATCTTGCCTGTGCTGGATTGATCAACTTGTCGAACAAATTGGTCATGGTTGGAAGGATAGATTGGCCGCGCAAGGGAGTGGTGATTTTTGAACTCGAGGATAAGACATGGCGGGAGGTGGCTTATACGCCGATCCCCTCGTACATGATATTTGACAGCAAAAATTTCATCAGCTGTGGCGCTAGCGACTTCCTCTTCATGTTCTCCAAAGGGTGGCCGACGCTACTGACCTTCGACATGAGGCAGAAGATGTGGAAATGGTCGTGCCAGCTGGGTCTGTGCCCGCGCCTCTACACTGTGCCATTGCAGATTAGGTCCCTATACTACTGCGGCTTCTGCTTCGAACCGAGGCTCGACGTCTCCTCTTGA